In Bacteriovorax stolpii, a single genomic region encodes these proteins:
- a CDS encoding HD domain-containing phosphohydrolase, with translation MKALFIGNTPEDDKNIIRLMGNNYPKVQLVGLKTPESLMDMLTADGPFSFIVVNIDNKNLVIADLYAQINDTLGVRPFVFIGTPNSVKAQLTNDMVHNQQTNALVELPLVLEEFKKAVNLAIDWVKKEEFEESILEFSRDDLHPMRLRNFYLFEQVPYDVYIELTSTKFGKVITKDKFYSHQIIQNYSRKNIKYLYLRKDEHLKFLDTSIKNLLKIYDAKLSDRKKYLTLHLKTAFFMHQFIKAASVSDEVNKLAHFFIDSVSNLVRSYENLSDLLDSISETGNITFAEQSVATAYVCERILLNMGWTADMTRGKLILASLLQDVTLGNDDLIKIRSLNDPNLKMFSEEEQEDFKNHPQKAAHLSTYFNGFSDVDFILLEQHEHPTGDGFPKGLNSSGLTTISCIFILASNFVSRMALTPKSPTQHRDILNNMKRVYNTGNFKDPLKALEKSLRKI, from the coding sequence ATGGGAAACAACTATCCTAAGGTTCAACTTGTGGGTTTAAAAACTCCTGAGTCACTGATGGATATGCTCACGGCCGATGGGCCGTTCTCTTTTATTGTCGTCAACATCGACAACAAGAACCTGGTGATTGCGGATCTCTATGCACAGATCAACGACACTCTTGGTGTGCGCCCTTTTGTTTTTATCGGCACTCCCAATTCAGTTAAGGCACAGCTGACAAACGACATGGTTCACAATCAGCAGACCAACGCTTTAGTTGAGTTGCCTCTCGTATTGGAAGAATTTAAAAAGGCCGTGAACCTGGCCATTGATTGGGTGAAGAAAGAAGAATTCGAAGAGTCTATTTTAGAATTCTCCCGCGATGACCTGCACCCGATGAGACTTCGAAACTTTTATCTTTTTGAGCAAGTGCCCTACGATGTTTATATCGAACTCACGTCGACGAAGTTTGGTAAAGTTATCACTAAAGATAAATTCTACTCTCATCAGATCATTCAAAACTATTCGCGAAAAAATATTAAGTATCTTTACCTAAGAAAAGATGAACACTTAAAGTTCCTCGACACTTCTATAAAAAATTTACTTAAGATTTACGATGCGAAACTTTCAGACAGAAAAAAATACCTGACTCTGCACTTGAAAACGGCGTTTTTCATGCACCAGTTTATCAAAGCGGCCAGCGTCTCTGATGAAGTCAATAAACTCGCTCATTTTTTTATCGATTCAGTTTCAAACCTGGTGCGCTCGTATGAGAATCTCTCAGACCTTCTCGATAGCATTAGTGAAACGGGAAACATTACTTTTGCCGAGCAGAGTGTGGCAACGGCCTACGTCTGTGAAAGAATCCTTTTAAACATGGGATGGACGGCCGATATGACCCGCGGGAAACTTATCCTCGCCTCTCTTCTTCAGGATGTGACCTTAGGTAACGATGACCTCATCAAGATCAGATCACTCAATGACCCGAACTTAAAAATGTTCAGCGAAGAAGAACAAGAAGACTTTAAAAACCATCCGCAGAAGGCCGCTCACCTTTCAACTTATTTTAACGGCTTCTCCGATGTCGATTTCATTTTATTAGAACAGCACGAACACCCGACAGGAGACGGCTTCCCAAAAGGGCTGAACTCTTCCGGGCTCACGACGATTTCGTGTATCTTCATTCTTGCCAGCAACTTCGTCTCGCGCATGGCCTTAACGCCTAAGTCGCCCACTCAACACAGAGACATCTTAAACAATATGAAGCGTGTTTATAATACTGGTAACTTCAAAGACCCGCTAAAGGCCCTAGAGAAGTCTTTAAGAAAGATTTAA
- a CDS encoding sensor histidine kinase codes for MIEIRYQRILFFQALFLFLLGTFVYNFFKKSFGLHVGASFWSVYLLVWFVFIFFNLLFIKFFALPTKGLLKKLESTVPPDDLSWAVIEDSLSKRDVHHQIIQSEYEIENLKYKILLDSLHDPVCIFNKEEMILYSNHAFNSLFSLPEQAAKSSLLEVTRNLYFQDFIKKSVESSEVQKINEFSFNPIQDSFKKFFEIKVFPLKNIQNYLIIMHDVTERKMADQMREDFVANFSHEVRTPLTILNGQMQALKLNLEKKPEFSAEFKPTFEKIDNNSRRLINLFNDLLRLTSVEKKKDLEREEVSLEMLAETLADEIAHNYPNKKIHFSFDFKVPTVMVDYNLFEQVMINLIDNAIKYSKNEGEVKISSSSQENSTMIEISDNGVGIPEDQHHRIFERFFRVDASRSSEIEGTGLGLSIVKHIIQKHDGKIKVASRPGGGTVFTISLPASK; via the coding sequence ATGATCGAAATTCGCTATCAAAGAATTCTATTCTTTCAAGCGCTGTTTCTCTTTCTCTTAGGGACATTCGTTTACAATTTTTTCAAGAAATCTTTTGGCCTCCATGTAGGCGCATCCTTTTGGAGCGTCTACCTTCTGGTCTGGTTTGTTTTCATTTTTTTCAACCTGCTTTTTATCAAATTCTTCGCCCTTCCAACTAAGGGTCTTTTAAAAAAGCTTGAGTCCACAGTGCCCCCCGATGATTTGAGCTGGGCCGTGATTGAAGACTCTCTTTCTAAAAGAGATGTCCACCACCAGATTATTCAATCAGAGTATGAGATCGAAAATTTAAAATACAAAATCCTCCTGGACTCTCTCCATGACCCGGTTTGTATCTTTAATAAAGAAGAGATGATCCTCTACTCTAACCACGCTTTTAACAGCCTTTTCTCTCTTCCTGAGCAGGCGGCGAAATCGAGCCTGCTGGAAGTAACCAGAAATCTTTATTTCCAGGATTTCATTAAAAAATCTGTTGAAAGCTCTGAAGTTCAGAAGATCAACGAGTTTTCTTTTAACCCGATTCAGGACTCTTTTAAGAAGTTTTTTGAGATCAAAGTATTTCCGTTAAAAAACATTCAAAACTACCTGATCATCATGCATGATGTGACGGAAAGAAAGATGGCCGATCAGATGCGCGAAGATTTTGTCGCTAACTTCTCTCACGAAGTTCGCACGCCGCTGACGATTCTTAACGGACAGATGCAGGCCCTAAAATTAAACCTGGAAAAAAAACCGGAGTTTAGTGCTGAATTTAAACCGACCTTTGAAAAAATCGACAATAACTCCAGAAGACTCATTAACCTCTTTAACGATCTTTTGAGACTGACTTCTGTCGAAAAGAAAAAAGACCTAGAACGCGAAGAAGTCTCTTTGGAAATGCTGGCCGAAACACTGGCAGACGAAATTGCTCACAACTACCCAAATAAGAAGATTCATTTCTCTTTTGATTTTAAAGTTCCCACAGTCATGGTGGATTACAACCTCTTTGAACAGGTTATGATCAACCTGATTGATAACGCTATCAAGTACAGCAAAAATGAGGGAGAAGTTAAGATCAGTTCTTCTTCTCAAGAGAACTCGACAATGATTGAAATCAGTGACAATGGCGTGGGAATTCCAGAAGATCAACATCACAGAATTTTTGAGCGATTTTTTAGAGTGGATGCTTCCAGATCAAGTGAGATCGAAGGAACAGGACTTGGACTTTCAATTGTTAAGCACATCATTCAAAAACACGACGGGAAAATCAAGGTGGCCTCAAGACCTGGAGGCGGGACTGTTTTTACCATTAGCTTACCAGCTTCAAAATAG
- a CDS encoding flagellin, translating into MRVSTNINSMTAQRYVRAHSEEQALEDSKLSSGDRIVRSAVDPSGLAISETMKSKIRSNYQAERNSNDSISLMQVAEGSLSTMQQMGSRLRELAMQAANDTVGEAERRVVDAEFQQLKNEVKRITVSTSFNGNHIIKGGASSTYDLQVGVDGVAELDRIQYDMSKVMDSQNNFGIANVDLRTKEGAQRSLSAIDNMMSQIGASRAQLGSMGNRINSVVQNLMVSRENMSASNSKIRDTDIAKEAAIKLQAQIAQSASLSMLKISNDAPGAILKLVS; encoded by the coding sequence ATGCGAGTATCAACGAATATTAATTCGATGACTGCTCAGAGATATGTGCGTGCGCACTCTGAAGAGCAGGCCCTGGAAGATAGTAAATTATCTTCTGGAGATCGTATTGTCAGATCAGCTGTCGATCCTTCAGGTCTGGCGATCTCTGAGACCATGAAGTCAAAAATCCGCAGTAACTACCAGGCGGAAAGAAACTCAAACGATTCAATCTCTCTTATGCAAGTAGCGGAAGGCTCACTTTCGACTATGCAACAAATGGGTTCACGCCTTCGCGAACTAGCGATGCAAGCGGCCAACGATACAGTTGGTGAAGCTGAAAGAAGAGTTGTCGATGCTGAATTTCAACAACTAAAAAATGAAGTAAAGCGTATCACTGTTTCAACAAGCTTTAACGGAAACCACATTATTAAGGGTGGAGCAAGCAGCACTTACGATCTTCAGGTTGGTGTTGATGGGGTAGCAGAGCTGGATAGAATCCAGTATGACATGAGTAAGGTTATGGACTCACAAAACAACTTTGGTATTGCCAACGTTGATTTAAGAACAAAAGAAGGTGCTCAAAGATCACTGAGCGCTATCGACAATATGATGTCTCAAATCGGTGCCAGCCGTGCTCAATTAGGAAGTATGGGAAATAGAATCAACTCTGTTGTCCAGAACCTGATGGTTTCAAGAGAGAACATGTCGGCAAGTAATTCAAAGATCCGCGACACAGATATCGCTAAAGAAGCCGCTATTAAGCTTCAGGCCCAGATTGCTCAAAGTGCCAGTCTTTCAATGTTAAAAATTTCTAACGATGCTCCAGGAGCTATTTTGAAGCTGGTAAGCTAA
- the phoU gene encoding phosphate signaling complex protein PhoU, with product MDICARDLRDHVLKMASLVEASLSGSLNLDKTMEDIFDLEKKINEFHMLIDDACFKYIALKSPTAKDLRTAIAVMKINADLERMGDQSVKIKRHQITIGREILQLKNMALEVNLMVKNALDSFVRSNTFLATDVIHHDQEINAMNRDIVRDYINKIKNNEIGFDEGYSIIKISKNLERIGDHAKNIAEDVIFLESGSDIRHNPEYKTGKKE from the coding sequence ATGGATATTTGTGCAAGAGATTTACGCGATCACGTTTTAAAAATGGCGAGTCTTGTAGAAGCATCTCTTTCAGGTTCACTCAACCTGGACAAGACCATGGAAGATATTTTTGACCTGGAAAAAAAGATCAATGAGTTTCATATGCTCATCGACGACGCTTGTTTTAAATACATCGCTTTAAAAAGTCCGACTGCTAAAGACTTAAGAACAGCGATCGCGGTTATGAAAATCAACGCCGATCTTGAGCGTATGGGTGATCAATCAGTAAAAATTAAACGCCATCAAATCACTATTGGAAGAGAAATCCTTCAACTGAAGAACATGGCCCTGGAAGTAAACCTGATGGTAAAAAATGCTTTAGACTCTTTTGTCAGAAGCAATACATTCCTGGCAACTGACGTGATTCACCACGATCAGGAAATCAATGCCATGAACCGCGATATCGTTAGAGATTATATCAACAAAATTAAAAATAACGAAATCGGCTTTGATGAAGGCTACAGTATCATCAAAATCTCTAAAAACCTTGAGCGCATCGGTGACCACGCTAAGAACATTGCAGAAGATGTTATCTTCTTAGAGTCGGGATCAGATATCCGCCACAACCCTGAATATAAGACTGGTAAAAAGGAATAG
- the pstB gene encoding phosphate ABC transporter ATP-binding protein PstB has translation MSDYKDAKVILEARDLQAWFGDFHAVKGITVEYREKTINAIIGPSGCGKSTYLRCLNRIHEEIEGAKTAGEVLLEGKNIYDKKVDVVDVRRRIGMVFQKPNPFPSMSILDNVVIGLRLQGISKRSTLLDTAESCLRKAALWDEVKDKLNSMGTSLSGGQQQRLCIARALAVNPPVLLMDEPTSALDPIATAKIEELMNDIKKEYTVIIVTHNMQQAARISDFTSFFVYGNMIEHGLSSDIFTNPKVKQTEDYISGRFG, from the coding sequence ATGAGCGATTACAAAGATGCCAAAGTTATTCTTGAGGCCCGCGATCTACAGGCCTGGTTCGGTGACTTTCATGCAGTCAAAGGAATCACTGTCGAGTACCGCGAAAAGACCATCAATGCCATCATTGGCCCTTCTGGTTGTGGTAAATCGACTTACCTTCGCTGCTTAAACCGCATTCACGAAGAAATCGAAGGCGCTAAAACGGCCGGAGAAGTTCTCCTTGAAGGAAAAAATATTTACGATAAAAAAGTAGACGTCGTTGATGTCAGAAGAAGAATTGGAATGGTTTTCCAAAAGCCAAACCCATTTCCTTCAATGTCTATTTTAGATAACGTTGTTATTGGATTAAGGCTTCAAGGGATTTCAAAACGCTCTACTCTTCTTGATACAGCGGAGAGCTGTTTAAGAAAGGCCGCTCTTTGGGATGAAGTCAAAGATAAGTTGAATTCGATGGGAACATCGCTTTCAGGTGGTCAGCAGCAGCGTCTTTGTATCGCGCGCGCCCTTGCCGTTAACCCACCAGTGCTCCTGATGGATGAACCGACATCGGCCCTGGACCCGATTGCGACGGCAAAAATTGAAGAGTTAATGAACGACATTAAAAAAGAGTACACGGTTATTATCGTTACCCATAATATGCAGCAGGCAGCTCGTATTTCCGATTTCACTTCATTTTTCGTCTACGGGAATATGATCGAACACGGATTGTCTTCGGACATTTTTACTAACCCTAAAGTGAAGCAAACTGAAGATTATATCTCAGGACGCTTCGGTTAA
- the pstA gene encoding phosphate ABC transporter permease PstA, which translates to MNYRVYRKFKNYLFLALTLASALAVLAPLFMIIQFVLVQGASSLNLNFFTELPKPVGETGGGMKHAILGTIYLVLLGAAIAIPIGVTCGVYLSEFSKSKLSKTLKLTVDLMSGIPSIVIGIFAYLIVVVPLKSFSALAGGIALAIIMLPIIIKTSEEILKLVPNHIREAGLALGLPRWKVILFIVLKGSISNLLTGIILAISRAAGETAPLLFTAFGNMYLSYHINEPMASLPVQIYTYAISPFKDWQRQAWGGAFVLMVLILTMNLIARYILGKIKDKKGI; encoded by the coding sequence ATGAACTACAGAGTTTATAGAAAATTTAAAAACTATCTTTTCTTAGCGCTTACCCTTGCCAGTGCCCTGGCCGTGCTTGCTCCGCTTTTCATGATCATCCAATTCGTTCTGGTTCAAGGGGCGAGTTCCTTAAACCTGAATTTCTTCACCGAACTTCCAAAACCAGTTGGTGAAACTGGTGGCGGGATGAAACATGCGATTTTAGGGACAATCTACCTGGTGCTTTTAGGTGCGGCCATCGCCATTCCTATTGGGGTGACTTGTGGAGTGTATTTATCAGAGTTCAGTAAAAGTAAACTTTCTAAAACCTTAAAGCTCACTGTCGACTTAATGAGCGGTATCCCCTCAATTGTTATCGGAATCTTTGCTTATCTTATCGTCGTTGTTCCGCTTAAGAGCTTCTCGGCCCTTGCCGGTGGTATTGCTCTGGCGATCATCATGCTCCCGATCATCATCAAAACTTCGGAAGAAATTTTAAAACTAGTTCCTAATCACATCAGAGAAGCTGGCCTTGCCCTTGGTCTTCCAAGATGGAAAGTCATTCTCTTTATTGTTTTAAAGGGATCAATCTCAAATCTATTGACCGGGATTATCCTGGCGATCTCCAGAGCGGCCGGTGAAACAGCACCTCTACTTTTTACGGCTTTTGGAAATATGTACCTTAGCTACCATATCAATGAACCGATGGCCTCACTTCCGGTTCAGATTTACACCTATGCCATCTCACCTTTCAAAGACTGGCAACGCCAGGCCTGGGGTGGAGCTTTCGTATTGATGGTTTTAATTTTAACGATGAATCTTATTGCCAGATATATTCTGGGAAAGATCAAAGATAAGAAGGGAATTTAG
- a CDS encoding response regulator transcription factor, producing the protein MENANVVVVEDELEISEMIQGHLKSLGHNVFAFGDGKKALDYIQGNDGKEAGNIHLFILDRMLPSVNGMEICKFIRLFNPTKGTPILMLTALSTPEQIVEGLDAGADDYMTKPFDLAILMARVRSLLRRQEIKNTPQENKNILRHKDLMLDMDQCKVWIEGQPLELTLSEYKILCCFLLSPGKVLTRNQLVEYIQDGPVHVTDRTIDTHIFGLRKKLGDYSAIIETIRGIGYRVVAQE; encoded by the coding sequence ATGGAAAACGCTAATGTTGTCGTTGTTGAAGACGAATTAGAAATTAGTGAGATGATTCAAGGTCATCTAAAAAGTTTAGGTCACAATGTTTTTGCTTTCGGCGACGGAAAAAAAGCACTGGACTACATTCAAGGCAACGACGGAAAAGAAGCTGGAAACATCCATCTTTTTATCCTGGATCGTATGCTTCCTTCAGTAAATGGAATGGAAATCTGTAAATTCATCAGACTTTTCAACCCGACAAAAGGAACTCCGATCCTGATGCTGACAGCATTAAGCACGCCGGAGCAAATCGTTGAAGGTCTGGACGCCGGAGCTGACGATTACATGACAAAACCTTTTGATCTGGCCATTTTAATGGCGAGAGTTAGGTCTCTGCTTCGCCGCCAGGAAATCAAAAACACTCCACAGGAAAATAAAAATATTCTTCGCCACAAAGACCTGATGCTGGATATGGATCAATGTAAAGTGTGGATCGAAGGGCAACCTCTGGAGCTGACACTTTCTGAGTACAAGATCCTTTGCTGCTTCCTGCTGTCTCCAGGAAAAGTTCTGACCAGAAACCAACTGGTAGAATACATCCAGGACGGGCCGGTTCATGTAACAGACAGAACAATCGACACCCATATTTTTGGTCTAAGAAAGAAGCTGGGAGATTACTCGGCCATCATCGAGACTATTAGAGGGATCGGCTATAGAGTTGTGGCCCAAGAGTAG
- the sfsA gene encoding DNA/RNA nuclease SfsA → MKFKTPLHSGIFQKRYKRFFADIKMGEEIVVAHTANTGTMKTCLGEGWQAMMSYHDSPTRKLKYSFEMINNGKTWIGINTSLTNGLAIEAIQNGVIKELQGYKDLKPEAKIGQSRIDILLSNSPDEQCYVEVKNVTLIDDHGHALFPDAVTERGLKHLGELLELKKQGVRTVMLFVVQREDCHSFKVEQDIDPAYCKKLKEVINEGVEVLVYQCKLSPEEIIVHKKLSIV, encoded by the coding sequence ATGAAATTTAAAACACCACTACACTCTGGAATTTTTCAAAAACGTTACAAGAGATTTTTCGCCGATATTAAAATGGGTGAAGAAATTGTTGTGGCCCACACCGCTAACACTGGGACAATGAAAACTTGTCTGGGTGAAGGATGGCAGGCCATGATGAGTTATCACGACTCTCCTACTCGCAAACTGAAATACAGTTTCGAGATGATCAACAACGGTAAAACCTGGATCGGCATCAACACATCACTGACTAACGGACTGGCGATTGAGGCCATCCAAAACGGAGTGATCAAAGAACTTCAAGGTTATAAAGATTTAAAACCAGAAGCAAAGATCGGCCAGAGCCGCATCGATATCCTGCTTTCTAATTCGCCAGACGAACAATGTTACGTGGAAGTGAAAAACGTCACCTTAATCGATGATCATGGACACGCCCTTTTCCCAGACGCTGTCACAGAGAGAGGTTTAAAACACCTTGGGGAGCTTTTAGAGCTTAAAAAACAAGGGGTCCGCACTGTCATGCTCTTTGTGGTTCAAAGAGAAGATTGCCACTCTTTTAAAGTTGAACAGGACATCGACCCTGCTTACTGCAAGAAGCTTAAAGAGGTCATCAATGAAGGTGTAGAAGTGCTGGTGTATCAGTGCAAGCTTTCGCCTGAAGAAATCATCGTTCACAAAAAATTATCTATCGTCTAA
- a CDS encoding glycosyltransferase family 4 protein → MRLGFDGKRATQNFRGLGNYSRGLLEGLLQYSNEEVFLYSPPVKDQRAIKWLKENENARLHLREPQGTIEQKIPSLWRSFSIIKDLRRDHLDLYHGLSHEIPVGVGALPFKSVVTIHDLIFLRYPEFFPFIDRVTYKKKFTYASKNADMVLAICEQTKRDLIEFLGVDERKILVHYQSCDPVFYEERPFEKKRELMRKYHFERPFILCVGAFEERKNQLNLIEAFAKTCHLYEQDLVLIGNGKKYLEACKQKVEELKLSNRVRFLSNIPFDELPLFYQSADLFCFPSHFEGFGLPIVEALFSKTPVITSFGSCFPESAGPDSVYIDPLSVSDLAEKITLVLNDVTLQERMITKGYEFVQQFHRQKVNEKLLECYARLF, encoded by the coding sequence ATGCGTCTTGGTTTTGACGGAAAAAGAGCAACTCAGAATTTCAGAGGGCTGGGCAATTACTCCAGAGGTCTTCTTGAAGGTCTTCTTCAATATTCAAATGAAGAAGTCTTTTTATATTCTCCTCCGGTTAAAGACCAAAGAGCGATCAAATGGCTTAAAGAAAATGAAAACGCTCGTCTACATTTAAGAGAGCCACAGGGGACAATCGAACAAAAGATTCCCTCTTTGTGGAGATCCTTTTCCATCATTAAAGACTTAAGAAGAGACCATCTGGATCTTTACCATGGACTCTCTCATGAGATTCCAGTGGGAGTGGGAGCACTTCCTTTTAAATCAGTCGTCACTATTCACGATTTGATTTTTCTTCGCTACCCGGAATTCTTTCCTTTCATCGATCGCGTGACATATAAGAAGAAATTTACTTACGCCAGCAAAAATGCTGATATGGTTTTGGCGATATGTGAGCAGACAAAACGAGACCTGATTGAGTTTTTGGGTGTTGATGAAAGAAAAATTTTAGTTCATTACCAAAGCTGTGATCCGGTTTTTTATGAAGAGCGCCCTTTTGAAAAGAAACGCGAACTCATGAGAAAATACCACTTCGAGCGCCCGTTTATTTTATGCGTAGGGGCCTTTGAAGAAAGAAAAAACCAACTCAACTTAATTGAAGCTTTTGCGAAGACCTGCCATTTATATGAACAGGATTTAGTCTTGATTGGAAATGGGAAGAAGTACCTTGAAGCTTGTAAGCAGAAAGTAGAGGAGCTTAAGCTCTCTAACCGCGTGCGCTTTTTATCAAACATCCCTTTTGATGAACTTCCACTTTTTTATCAGTCTGCTGATCTCTTTTGTTTTCCTTCTCACTTTGAAGGTTTTGGTCTTCCGATTGTAGAAGCACTTTTCTCTAAAACTCCAGTCATCACCAGCTTCGGGTCATGTTTCCCGGAGAGTGCTGGCCCAGATTCCGTCTACATTGATCCACTATCGGTCTCCGACTTAGCGGAGAAAATCACTCTTGTTTTAAACGATGTGACCCTTCAGGAAAGAATGATTACTAAGGGATATGAATTCGTTCAACAGTTTCACCGTCAGAAGGTGAATGAAAAACTTCTTGAGTGTTACGCTCGTCTTTTTTAA
- the pstC gene encoding phosphate ABC transporter permease subunit PstC encodes MFKLKSKTQDALLFYILRTISLVVIALLLGIIYILIKAAWPSIVGNGLSFLLRKDWNPVEDQYGALPFIFGTVVTSLVALLIATPVSILIALFITEYLPKTFSRIISLLVEMVAAIPSIVFGLWGIFYLAPFVKSTIAPFLKTHLGFLPLFQGPSFGIGILTASLILSIMIVPTISSICRSIFELIPAHQKEASYALGSTKYEMIKLAIISPSLSGISSAVVLGLGRALGETMAVTMLIGNSPVISSSLFSPAATMASVMANEYADANTPLHVSSLCYLALLLFLITFLSNLFARTIVKSFSKG; translated from the coding sequence ATGTTTAAATTGAAATCTAAGACCCAGGATGCCCTGCTCTTTTATATCTTGAGAACCATCTCATTAGTCGTGATCGCACTGCTATTGGGAATCATCTACATCTTAATCAAGGCCGCATGGCCCTCGATTGTTGGAAATGGGTTAAGTTTTCTTTTACGTAAAGACTGGAACCCGGTTGAAGACCAGTATGGCGCGCTTCCGTTTATTTTTGGTACTGTCGTCACCTCACTGGTTGCACTTTTAATCGCTACACCAGTTAGTATTCTTATCGCCCTTTTTATTACTGAGTATCTGCCAAAAACATTTTCGCGTATTATTTCTCTTTTAGTTGAAATGGTTGCGGCCATTCCAAGTATCGTCTTTGGTCTTTGGGGGATTTTCTATCTCGCTCCTTTTGTGAAATCGACGATTGCTCCGTTTTTAAAGACTCACCTGGGCTTTCTTCCGCTTTTCCAGGGACCAAGTTTTGGTATCGGGATTTTAACAGCGTCCCTTATTTTATCGATCATGATCGTGCCAACGATTTCTTCAATCTGCCGCTCGATCTTTGAACTTATTCCTGCTCACCAGAAAGAAGCTTCATACGCTCTTGGGTCAACGAAGTACGAAATGATTAAACTGGCGATCATCTCGCCATCTCTTTCAGGTATCTCTTCTGCTGTTGTTTTAGGTTTAGGGCGCGCCTTGGGTGAAACGATGGCGGTGACGATGTTGATCGGGAACTCTCCGGTTATCTCTTCATCACTTTTTTCTCCAGCAGCGACAATGGCCTCAGTTATGGCCAATGAATACGCAGACGCCAACACGCCTCTGCATGTTTCTTCACTTTGTTACTTAGCGCTTCTGCTCTTTTTAATAACCTTCCTTTCAAATCTTTTCGCCAGAACTATCGTGAAAAGCTTTTCAAAGGGGTAA